In Zingiber officinale cultivar Zhangliang chromosome 1A, Zo_v1.1, whole genome shotgun sequence, a genomic segment contains:
- the LOC122005563 gene encoding uncharacterized protein LOC122005563 has protein sequence MDPAASANSRRINEDASVSSREIPGWAADTAGVTLRIKARVVTRLLQPHQDIEPQFISHFCRQTHSSSSDHVTAECAHFIIPQPYCHINHRPTWEEQTEQMFFHVAANHVSPADLDLLAQAFRRYTYTVFDRFPITELVSMEFFSIIEIPVTPSASTGRLRYLIPRDANEYFFGGDQDISFVQFNKGLRPASTAAVVGLLMVTTTAEDTSCSICLEDFEVMTKALAMPCGHSFHEGCLKEWLRRRNSCPLCKFSLPAAE, from the coding sequence atgGATCCTGCAGCTTCAGCCAACTCCAGGAGGATCAACGAAGACGCCTCCGTCTCATCGAGGGAGATACCTGGCTGGGCGGCCGACACAGCCGGCGTCACTCTTCGCATTAAGGCGCGAGTGGTGACACGACTCTTACAGCCTCATCAAGACATAGAGCCCCAATTCATCTCGCACTTCTGCCGCCAGACGCATTCTTCGTCTTCCGACCACGTCACTGCCGAGTGCGCCCATTTCATCATCCCCCAGCCCTACTGCCACATCAACCATCGGCCCACCTGGGAGGAGCAGACAGAGCAGATGTTCTTCCATGTCGCGGCGAATCACGTGAGCCCCGCCGACCTCGACCTTCTCGCTCAAGCTTTCCGAAGATACACCTACACAGTGTTCGACCGATTTCCAATCACGGAGTTGGTCTCTATGGAGTTCTTTTCCATCATTGAAATCCCCGTCACTCCTTCCGCTTCTACCGGCCGCCTTCGCTATTTGATTCCTCGGGATGCCAATGAATATTTTTTCGGAGGCGACCAAGATATCAGCTTCGTCCAGTTCAACAAAGGGCTGAGGCCGGCGTCCACAGCGGCGGTGGTTGGGCTCTTGATGGTCACTACGACAGCAGAAGATACCTCGTGTTCCATCTGCCTCGAAGATTTTGAGGTGATGACTAAGGCTCTGGCAATGCCTTGCGGCCATTCGTTTCACGAGGGGTGTCTGAAGGAGTGGCTGAGACGGAGAAATTCTTGTCCCCTCTGCAAATTCTCACTTCCCGCCGCAGAATAG